One window from the genome of Candidatus Cloacimonadaceae bacterium encodes:
- the surE gene encoding 5'/3'-nucleotidase SurE, with the protein MRILAINDDGIQALGIRTLIDHLRQAGHEVIIVAPDRERSAASHSLTLRKDLRVTRIAELEYSVDGTPVDCTVIALQKLITGRIDLVISGINAGQNMGEDVLYSGTVAAAVEASFFGHKAIAISINSYTDQRFETAAAWMVKLLDMGIEHLISPREILNINVPNVPPEAIRGIRLTRVGHRKYYNFIKIMDQFEDGFSYRIGGDQPIWDLQKGTDAEAINENYISITPLGFEMTRGDSFPQILEWLEEHNLLQLEN; encoded by the coding sequence TTGAGAATATTAGCAATCAACGACGACGGCATCCAAGCGCTGGGAATCAGGACTCTGATCGATCATCTGCGCCAAGCCGGTCATGAAGTAATCATCGTGGCGCCGGATCGTGAACGCAGTGCCGCATCGCATTCGCTGACCTTGAGAAAAGACCTGCGGGTCACAAGAATTGCCGAGCTTGAGTATTCTGTGGACGGCACACCGGTAGATTGCACCGTGATCGCTTTGCAGAAACTGATCACCGGCAGAATCGATCTGGTGATATCCGGCATCAATGCCGGACAGAATATGGGCGAGGACGTTCTCTATTCCGGAACCGTCGCCGCCGCCGTCGAAGCTTCGTTCTTTGGGCACAAAGCGATCGCGATCTCGATCAATTCCTATACGGATCAAAGATTCGAAACCGCAGCCGCCTGGATGGTGAAGCTCTTGGATATGGGCATCGAGCATCTGATCAGCCCCAGGGAGATCCTCAATATCAATGTGCCAAACGTTCCTCCCGAAGCGATCCGAGGGATCAGGCTCACCCGCGTGGGACACCGCAAATACTACAATTTCATCAAGATCATGGATCAGTTTGAAGACGGTTTCTCATATCGTATTGGCGGCGACCAACCAATCTGGGATTTGCAAAAAGGAACCGATGCCGAAGCAATCAATGAAAACTATATTTCCATCACACCCTTGGGATTTGAAATGACCAGAGGCGATTCTTTCCCCCAAATCCTCGAATGGCTGGAAGAGCACAATCTGCTCCAGCTTGAGAACTAA
- a CDS encoding pyridoxal phosphate-dependent aminotransferase family protein, producing MSLLDKCHRFQDARKAMALGYYPYFREISSEQDTEVICNGQKMLMMGSNSYLGLTTHPRVKEAAIKAIEKYGSGCAGSRFLNGTLDIHIELEAKLATLCGKEAALAYPTGYQANLGCISAIVHKNEYIITDKFDHASIIDGCQLSQGTMLRYNHNDMKSLELVLKKIYGKNSLIAVDGVFSMEGDIAKLDEISALAKKYKSSLMVDEAHSLGVLGKKGAGAVEHFGLIDETDFIMGTFSKSLASVGGFIAAEENLIHYLKHKSRALIFSASLPPASTASVLAALKIMEEEPEHMARLWENTHYMLSEFKSMGYDTGTSCTPVIPLHVGNMMTAFQMWYRLGEEGVFINPVIPPAVPPNSCLIRCSFMATHTRAQLDFALDKFRAIGKELELV from the coding sequence ATGAGCTTACTCGACAAATGTCATCGATTTCAGGATGCCCGCAAAGCCATGGCGCTGGGCTATTATCCTTATTTTCGTGAAATAAGTTCCGAGCAGGACACCGAAGTGATCTGCAACGGCCAAAAAATGCTGATGATGGGGTCAAACAGCTATCTGGGTCTGACCACTCATCCGCGGGTCAAGGAAGCCGCCATCAAAGCCATCGAAAAATATGGCAGCGGCTGTGCCGGATCGCGTTTCTTAAACGGCACCCTGGATATCCACATCGAGTTGGAAGCCAAGCTGGCAACGCTCTGCGGCAAAGAAGCCGCCTTGGCATATCCCACCGGCTATCAGGCAAACCTTGGCTGCATTTCCGCAATCGTGCACAAAAACGAATACATCATCACCGACAAATTTGACCACGCGTCCATCATCGATGGCTGCCAGCTTTCACAGGGAACGATGCTGCGCTACAATCACAATGACATGAAGAGCCTCGAACTCGTCCTCAAAAAGATCTACGGCAAAAACTCCCTCATCGCAGTGGACGGCGTCTTTTCCATGGAAGGGGACATCGCCAAACTGGATGAGATCAGTGCTTTGGCAAAGAAATACAAATCATCTCTGATGGTGGACGAAGCCCATTCTCTGGGTGTTTTGGGCAAAAAAGGAGCAGGAGCGGTTGAGCATTTTGGCTTGATCGACGAAACCGACTTCATCATGGGCACCTTTTCCAAATCCCTTGCTTCAGTAGGCGGATTCATCGCCGCGGAAGAGAATTTGATCCATTACCTGAAACACAAATCCCGCGCCTTGATCTTTTCCGCGTCCCTGCCTCCCGCTTCGACAGCAAGCGTCCTCGCAGCCTTAAAGATCATGGAAGAGGAACCGGAGCACATGGCAAGGCTCTGGGAAAATACCCATTACATGCTCTCCGAATTCAAAAGCATGGGATATGACACCGGCACTTCCTGCACACCGGTGATCCCGCTTCACGTGGGTAACATGATGACCGCTTTCCAGATGTGGTATCGTTTGGGAGAAGAGGGCGTCTTCATCAATCCCGTCATCCCGCCCGCCGTTCCGCCAAATTCATGTCTGATCCGCTGTTCCTTCATGGCGACGCACACCAGGGCACAGCTTGATTTTGCTCTGGATAAATTCCGCGCCATCGGCAAGGAATTGGAGCTTGTTTAG
- a CDS encoding cyclic nucleotide-binding domain-containing protein, with protein MIKDYVVWLKQVINKPSKYAILRRFVIFKELSSFELHLIDNYLHPREYKKGEMLFEEGYPLEAVFFIDKGEVQVSGPINSQETAVLKKNQFIGLIDMFNEDTRSSTAKAITDVSVLALSRTDLWYLINHNRVLGNKLLVAISRFLSKYLVEIASGQQR; from the coding sequence ATGATCAAGGACTATGTCGTCTGGCTCAAACAGGTGATCAACAAACCAAGCAAATACGCTATCCTGCGCAGGTTTGTCATCTTCAAGGAACTCAGCTCATTTGAGCTGCACCTGATCGACAACTATCTACATCCACGCGAGTATAAAAAGGGAGAAATGCTCTTTGAGGAAGGTTATCCTCTGGAAGCGGTCTTTTTCATCGACAAAGGCGAAGTCCAGGTAAGCGGACCCATCAACTCGCAGGAGACTGCCGTTTTGAAGAAAAACCAGTTTATCGGCTTGATCGATATGTTCAATGAAGACACTCGCTCCAGCACAGCCAAAGCGATCACGGATGTTTCAGTGCTTGCCCTCTCCAGAACCGATCTGTGGTATCTGATCAATCACAACCGGGTTTTGGGCAACAAACTGCTGGTCGCCATTTCCAGATTTTTAAGCAAATACTTGGTGGAAATCGCTTCCGGGCAACAAAGATGA
- a CDS encoding protein-L-isoaspartate(D-aspartate) O-methyltransferase, with product MRFEDQRALLINDLKAQGISDEKILRAFSTVARENYVLPEYREYAYRNQPLPILLSQTISQPLMIAIMMQYMQLDAENSVLEIGTGSGYQSALLAEIVKDVCSIERLEGLSLKAQQTLREQGYKNIYFRIGDGAQGWEKAYPPYKEFDKIIISAATNEIPHKLLSQLKKGGILAAPVGGSNYQVLTIVQNQDSKLVYTQHGACSFVPLISDGQ from the coding sequence ATGCGTTTTGAAGACCAACGCGCGCTATTGATCAATGACCTGAAAGCCCAGGGAATTAGTGACGAGAAAATCCTGCGGGCATTTAGCACCGTTGCCCGCGAGAACTATGTCCTGCCCGAATACCGTGAATACGCCTATCGCAATCAACCTTTGCCGATACTGCTATCGCAGACGATATCCCAACCCCTGATGATCGCCATTATGATGCAATATATGCAGTTGGATGCTGAAAACAGCGTGCTTGAGATCGGCACCGGCAGCGGTTATCAATCCGCGCTTTTGGCTGAAATTGTGAAAGACGTTTGCAGCATTGAACGCCTCGAAGGTCTTTCGCTGAAAGCGCAACAGACGCTACGTGAGCAAGGCTATAAAAACATCTATTTCCGCATCGGCGACGGCGCTCAGGGATGGGAGAAAGCCTATCCCCCCTACAAAGAATTTGACAAGATCATCATCAGCGCAGCTACAAACGAGATTCCGCACAAGCTTTTATCCCAGCTCAAGAAAGGTGGAATTCTCGCCGCGCCCGTCGGCGGATCAAACTATCAGGTTTTGACCATAGTTCAAAACCAGGACTCAAAGCTGGTCTATACCCAGCACGGAGCTTGCAGTTTCGTTCCGTTGATCAGCGATGGTCAATAA
- a CDS encoding AI-2E family transporter — protein sequence MNWTKLIFFLFLTGIIVLTLAFYSWIFSYLLLSMVLAYILDPLVTWFEMRAIARWLSVVLVYLIVGGLIAWFTAMYVPQLIDQGNNFFQMISSSEQSGGEYFVTLPFFRTIHVFLQTLDARIPGIAVSGQLIKFLDGMKERLAQLPILLIDNYQTILGTISYLATIPLISFFLLKDKNSLRKSFIKLAPNRYFELFLMILAKVDESVGRFLRAMLFEVIAVGIMVSLALSFLGISNAVLIGITAGVANIIPYFGPLIGVAIAVLTIIVESGDPIMILWVVLAMYGVQAFDNNIVYPVVVGKTIDMHPLLVLLTVLAGGWFGGIIWMLISVPLVYIVYSLVKVLYVNLKQFRLI from the coding sequence ATGAACTGGACAAAGCTAATTTTTTTCCTGTTTCTGACCGGAATCATTGTCCTCACGCTGGCATTCTATAGCTGGATCTTCAGCTACCTGCTGCTTTCGATGGTTCTGGCATATATCCTCGACCCCTTAGTAACCTGGTTTGAGATGCGGGCGATTGCGCGTTGGCTATCCGTTGTGTTGGTCTATCTGATCGTGGGGGGCTTGATTGCCTGGTTCACCGCCATGTACGTCCCTCAACTCATTGATCAGGGCAATAACTTCTTTCAGATGATTTCCAGCAGCGAACAATCCGGCGGAGAGTATTTCGTGACCCTGCCTTTCTTCCGCACCATCCATGTTTTCCTGCAAACCCTAGATGCCCGAATACCGGGGATCGCCGTCTCCGGGCAATTAATTAAGTTTCTGGACGGAATGAAGGAAAGACTCGCGCAACTGCCCATCCTGCTGATCGATAACTATCAAACGATTCTGGGCACGATATCATACCTGGCGACCATTCCCTTGATCAGTTTCTTTTTGTTGAAGGACAAAAATTCCCTGCGCAAGAGCTTTATCAAGCTTGCGCCAAACCGCTATTTCGAACTGTTTCTGATGATCCTGGCAAAAGTGGACGAAAGCGTCGGCAGATTTCTGCGAGCCATGCTCTTTGAAGTGATCGCCGTGGGCATAATGGTATCCTTGGCGCTCTCTTTTTTGGGAATCAGCAATGCTGTGTTGATCGGCATCACTGCCGGCGTGGCAAACATCATTCCCTATTTTGGTCCCCTGATCGGAGTCGCAATCGCGGTGCTCACCATCATCGTGGAAAGCGGCGATCCCATCATGATCCTCTGGGTCGTTCTGGCAATGTATGGCGTGCAAGCGTTCGACAACAACATCGTCTATCCCGTTGTGGTTGGCAAAACTATCGATATGCATCCGCTGCTGGTCTTGCTGACGGTTTTGGCAGGTGGTTGGTTCGGCGGCATCATCTGGATGTTGATATCCGTGCCGTTAGTCTATATCGTCTATAGTCTGGTCAAGGTCTTATACGTAAATTTGAAACAATTCCGGCTTATATAA